In a single window of the Cuculus canorus isolate bCucCan1 chromosome 25, bCucCan1.pri, whole genome shotgun sequence genome:
- the METTL2A gene encoding tRNA N(3)-methylcytidine methyltransferase METTL2A isoform X1, translating to MAAHREAVERRPFGRRFLTDPARLFQHNAWDNVEWSEEQEASARSKVEENSSQLLSQDKQEEYEVNAKRYWDDFYKIHENGFFKDRHWLFTEFPELAPTRNPSQNGGSVHKFNNKEQLNNEGLGSCENGHCSLETRTENQLNLIKRKPKICTEEVATWKYSELNQTDGGYPGSSASYRILEVGCGAGNTVFPILQTNNDPGLFVYCCDFSTTAVDLVQNNAEYDSSRCFAFVHDLCNDQSPFPMPDQSLDIVILIFVLSAILPEKMQCIVNRLSRLLKPGGMILLRDYGRYDLAQLRFKKGQCLSDNFYVRGDGTRVYFFTQDELDDLFTTAGLEKIQNLVDRRLQVNRGKQMTMHRVWIQCKYRKPAAPQL from the exons ATGGCGGCCCACAGGGAGGCGGTGGAGCGGCGGCCGTTCGGGAGGCGCTTTCTCACCGACCCTGCCCGCCTCTTCCAGCACAATGCCTG GGATAATGTGGAGTGGTCAGAAGAGCAGGAAGCCAGTGCCAGGAGTAAAGTTGAAGAGAACAGCTCACAGCTGTTGTCACAAGATAAACAAG AGGAATATGAGGTGAATGCTAAGAGGTACTGGGATGACTTTTATAAAATCCATGAAAATGGTTTCTTCAAGGACAGGCACTGGCTGTTCACTGAATTTCCTGAGCTGGCACCTACCAGGAATCCAAGTCAAAATGGAGGTTCTGTGCATAAATTTAATAACAAAGAACAACTCAACAATGAAGGATTGGGAAGCTGTGAAAATGGACATTGCTCATTGGAAACCCGGACAGAGAATCAGTTAAACCTGATAAAAAGGAAACCTAAGATCTGCACAGAGGAGGTGGCTACATGGAAGTATAGTGAGCTGAACCAAACTGATGGAGGTTACCCAGGATCATCTGCGTCTTACCGTATATTAGAG GTGGGCTGTGGTGCTGGAAATACGGTCTTCCCAATTTTACAAACGAACAA tgaccCAGGCCTTTTTGTttattgctgtgatttttctaCAACAGCTGTGGATCTTGTCCAG AACAATGCAGAATATGATTCTTCTCGCTGCTTTGCGTTTGTTCATGACCTGTGTAATGACCAAAGTCCTTTCCCAATGCCAGACCAGAGTCTTGACATTGTTATTCTTATCTTTGTCCTCTCAGCGATTCTCCCAGAGAA GATGCAATGCATCGTTAACAGGCTGAGTCGCCTCCTGAAACCAGGAGGAATGATTTTGTTACGAGATTATGGCCGTTATGATCTGGCCCAACTTCGGTTTaagaaag GTCAGTGTCTTTCTGATAACTTCTATGTAAGAGGTGATGGAACCAGAGTCTACTTCTTCACACAAG aTGAATTAGATGATCTCTTCACAACAGCTGGCCTGGAGAAAATCCAGAATCTGGTTGATCGGCGATTGCAAGTGAACCGTGGGAAACAAATGACGATGCATCGAGTATGGATCCAATGCAAATACCGCAAGCCTGCTGCCCCTCAGCTGTGA
- the METTL2A gene encoding tRNA N(3)-methylcytidine methyltransferase METTL2A isoform X2, translating to MLMPSEEYEVNAKRYWDDFYKIHENGFFKDRHWLFTEFPELAPTRNPSQNGGSVHKFNNKEQLNNEGLGSCENGHCSLETRTENQLNLIKRKPKICTEEVATWKYSELNQTDGGYPGSSASYRILEVGCGAGNTVFPILQTNNDPGLFVYCCDFSTTAVDLVQNNAEYDSSRCFAFVHDLCNDQSPFPMPDQSLDIVILIFVLSAILPEKMQCIVNRLSRLLKPGGMILLRDYGRYDLAQLRFKKGQCLSDNFYVRGDGTRVYFFTQDELDDLFTTAGLEKIQNLVDRRLQVNRGKQMTMHRVWIQCKYRKPAAPQL from the exons ATGTTAATGCCCTCAG AGGAATATGAGGTGAATGCTAAGAGGTACTGGGATGACTTTTATAAAATCCATGAAAATGGTTTCTTCAAGGACAGGCACTGGCTGTTCACTGAATTTCCTGAGCTGGCACCTACCAGGAATCCAAGTCAAAATGGAGGTTCTGTGCATAAATTTAATAACAAAGAACAACTCAACAATGAAGGATTGGGAAGCTGTGAAAATGGACATTGCTCATTGGAAACCCGGACAGAGAATCAGTTAAACCTGATAAAAAGGAAACCTAAGATCTGCACAGAGGAGGTGGCTACATGGAAGTATAGTGAGCTGAACCAAACTGATGGAGGTTACCCAGGATCATCTGCGTCTTACCGTATATTAGAG GTGGGCTGTGGTGCTGGAAATACGGTCTTCCCAATTTTACAAACGAACAA tgaccCAGGCCTTTTTGTttattgctgtgatttttctaCAACAGCTGTGGATCTTGTCCAG AACAATGCAGAATATGATTCTTCTCGCTGCTTTGCGTTTGTTCATGACCTGTGTAATGACCAAAGTCCTTTCCCAATGCCAGACCAGAGTCTTGACATTGTTATTCTTATCTTTGTCCTCTCAGCGATTCTCCCAGAGAA GATGCAATGCATCGTTAACAGGCTGAGTCGCCTCCTGAAACCAGGAGGAATGATTTTGTTACGAGATTATGGCCGTTATGATCTGGCCCAACTTCGGTTTaagaaag GTCAGTGTCTTTCTGATAACTTCTATGTAAGAGGTGATGGAACCAGAGTCTACTTCTTCACACAAG aTGAATTAGATGATCTCTTCACAACAGCTGGCCTGGAGAAAATCCAGAATCTGGTTGATCGGCGATTGCAAGTGAACCGTGGGAAACAAATGACGATGCATCGAGTATGGATCCAATGCAAATACCGCAAGCCTGCTGCCCCTCAGCTGTGA